A stretch of Bradyrhizobium sp. AZCC 2262 DNA encodes these proteins:
- a CDS encoding RraA family protein, with protein MSITTAMTSVPKPATDLIEAFRQAPTSVISDNLARLPGAVGLRPFHRGGRLVGTAFTVRTRPGDNLAIHRALELVGPGDVIVVDGGGDETRALVGEIMKTIAEYRGAAGYVIDGAIRDVAAFAASDFPCFARTAIHRGPYKSGPGEINVPVSIGGSVIAPGDIVVGDEDGVVSFPAATAATLLEAVRAQIAREEQTIISIREGRYQGSYGKS; from the coding sequence ATGAGCATCACCACGGCCATGACGAGCGTGCCGAAGCCCGCGACCGACCTGATCGAGGCTTTCAGGCAGGCGCCGACCTCGGTCATCAGCGACAACCTTGCCCGCCTGCCGGGCGCCGTGGGCCTGCGGCCGTTTCACCGCGGCGGCCGGCTGGTCGGAACCGCCTTCACGGTGCGCACGCGGCCGGGCGACAATCTTGCGATCCATCGGGCGCTCGAACTGGTCGGGCCGGGCGACGTGATCGTGGTCGATGGCGGCGGCGACGAGACGCGGGCGCTGGTCGGCGAGATCATGAAGACCATCGCCGAATATCGCGGCGCCGCCGGCTATGTGATCGACGGCGCCATCCGCGACGTCGCGGCTTTCGCCGCGTCCGACTTCCCATGCTTTGCGCGCACCGCGATCCACCGCGGGCCCTACAAGAGCGGGCCCGGCGAAATCAACGTGCCGGTTTCGATCGGCGGCTCGGTGATCGCGCCCGGCGATATCGTGGTCGGCGACGAGGACGGCGTGGTGTCGTTTCCCGCTGCGACCGCAGCCACCTTGCTGGAAGCTGTTCGCGCCCAGATCGCGCGCGAGGAGCAAACCATCATCTCGATCCGCGAAGGCCGCTACCAGGGCAGCTACGGCAAGTCTTGA
- a CDS encoding dimethylsulfonioproprionate lyase family protein: MSQKDEFHNLDNPADGLFRELASGVTTRIFSGEHAMLSVVALAPHAQGTLHHHPEEQWGVLLDGSAIRVQGGEEIPVRKGDFWRTPGNVPHTMRAGPEGARVLDIFSPPRPEYKKAGSGFG, from the coding sequence ATGAGTCAGAAGGACGAATTTCACAATCTGGATAACCCGGCCGACGGCTTGTTTCGCGAACTCGCGTCCGGGGTCACGACGCGAATCTTCTCCGGCGAGCACGCGATGCTGTCGGTGGTGGCGCTGGCGCCGCACGCGCAAGGCACCCTGCATCATCATCCTGAGGAGCAATGGGGCGTGCTGCTCGACGGCTCGGCCATCCGGGTTCAGGGCGGTGAGGAAATTCCGGTCAGGAAGGGCGATTTCTGGCGCACGCCGGGAAATGTGCCGCACACGATGCGGGCTGGACCGGAAGGGGCGCGCGTGCTTGACATCTTCAGCCCGCCGCGGCCCGAGTACAAAAAAGCCGGGTCCGGCTTCGGCTAG
- a CDS encoding Bug family tripartite tricarboxylate transporter substrate binding protein: MKITRRNLLAASAAFAVTPALGQAAKNMTLVVPFPPGGSTDALARLLQSHLQTRLGRTVLVENKSGAAGSLGAIQVAKSAPDGATFLVTFDSHAVIPSILEKPGLDVEKDLLPVFLVGTAPYVLAANAERPYKTIADVIAACKANPGAVKYASVGIGTLGHLAMTVLGKKAGVEITHVPYRGGGPAMNDVLGGHVDMIIGSAALITAQLGTNMLRPILQLGRERMPVLKDTQTAIEAGFPDFETLAWWGVFAPKDTPPDVIASMAKSVKEILSEPAVAAQLQETQQMTLLLADGKEFSTFFAKQVSIWGQVVRENNIKA; this comes from the coding sequence GTGAAGATTACCAGACGCAATCTGCTGGCGGCGTCGGCCGCGTTCGCGGTGACGCCGGCGCTGGGGCAGGCGGCAAAGAACATGACGCTGGTGGTGCCGTTCCCGCCGGGAGGCTCCACCGACGCGCTGGCGCGGCTATTGCAGTCTCATCTGCAGACCAGGCTCGGCCGGACCGTGCTGGTGGAGAACAAATCGGGTGCTGCCGGCTCGCTCGGCGCCATACAGGTCGCCAAGAGCGCACCTGATGGCGCGACGTTCCTGGTGACTTTCGATTCGCATGCGGTCATCCCCTCGATCCTCGAAAAGCCGGGGCTGGATGTCGAGAAAGATCTGCTGCCGGTGTTCCTGGTCGGCACCGCGCCCTACGTCCTCGCCGCGAATGCCGAGCGGCCGTACAAGACCATTGCCGACGTGATCGCCGCCTGCAAGGCAAATCCCGGGGCGGTGAAATACGCCTCCGTCGGCATCGGCACGCTCGGCCATCTTGCGATGACGGTGCTCGGCAAGAAGGCCGGCGTCGAGATCACGCATGTGCCCTACCGCGGCGGCGGCCCGGCGATGAACGACGTGCTCGGCGGCCATGTCGACATGATCATCGGATCGGCGGCGCTGATCACGGCGCAACTCGGCACCAACATGCTGCGTCCGATCCTGCAACTGGGGCGCGAGCGGATGCCCGTGCTCAAGGACACGCAGACCGCGATCGAGGCAGGTTTCCCCGATTTCGAGACGCTGGCCTGGTGGGGCGTTTTCGCGCCCAAGGACACGCCGCCCGATGTCATCGCCAGCATGGCCAAATCAGTGAAGGAGATCCTGAGCGAGCCGGCGGTAGCGGCGCAGCTGCAGGAGACGCAGCAGATGACGCTGCTGCTGGCCGACGGCAAGGAGTTCTCGACGTTCTTCGCCAAGCAGGTCAGCATCTGGGGCCAGGTGGTGCGCGAGAACAACATCAAGGCGTAG
- a CDS encoding TetR/AcrR family transcriptional regulator encodes MSPRMKAREEETGGTEARKRILGAALSAFMEAGYAQTSTLEIATRARVSKRELYALFGNKEAMLIACITERAQRLKAPTDLPELRDRKILTEVLTAFATRLLTETTDPVVVAVFRLAISETVHAPKVAQALDSIARKPTRDALRVIMANAKPAGLLAGDPDAMTEKFMGLLWGDLMTGLLLQVADRPSAAEIARRARDTTMAFLQIYPEPG; translated from the coding sequence ATGAGTCCAAGGATGAAGGCGCGCGAGGAGGAAACCGGCGGGACCGAGGCCCGGAAGCGGATCCTCGGCGCGGCCCTTTCGGCGTTCATGGAGGCCGGCTATGCGCAGACCAGCACGCTGGAGATTGCGACGCGCGCGCGGGTTTCGAAGCGGGAGCTTTACGCGCTGTTCGGCAACAAGGAAGCGATGCTGATCGCCTGCATCACCGAGCGCGCCCAGCGATTGAAAGCCCCGACCGATCTCCCCGAACTGCGCGACAGGAAAATCCTGACCGAAGTGCTTACCGCTTTTGCAACCAGGCTGCTGACGGAAACGACCGACCCGGTCGTCGTCGCGGTGTTCCGGCTGGCAATATCTGAAACCGTGCACGCCCCAAAGGTCGCGCAAGCGCTGGACTCGATCGCCCGCAAGCCCACGCGCGATGCATTGCGCGTGATCATGGCAAACGCGAAGCCAGCCGGGCTCCTCGCTGGCGATCCCGACGCGATGACCGAAAAATTTATGGGCCTGCTCTGGGGCGACCTGATGACCGGCCTGCTGCTTCAGGTGGCCGATCGCCCAAGTGCTGCCGAGATCGCGCGACGGGCGCGGGACACGACGATGGCGTTCCTGCAAATCTATCCGGAGCCCGGTTAG
- a CDS encoding NmrA family NAD(P)-binding protein, protein MTKPILVTSAAGGTQGRTGRHVSEMLLQRGARVRAFVRQIDERSDRLKSRGAEIFVGDFLDVRSVEQAAKDVSAIYFAYPVQDGLADATAAMAFAAREHGVSRLVNLVMYQSSIDAPTPRMRQNYLSEQVFEWAGVGPVHVRATVFYENVARLVGAGMPARGAIRLPLGNESTILPLISAEDVARIAVGLLTGPERAAGTAYPVIGSAISIKEIVGTFARVLNRDIHYEEIADEQWRSEVLARGWNAHAVEHLSSLWKSLRAASLSAEAARFAVTDTIEKIGGAKPKTFEQFVCERQSEPAVQPAAARAQA, encoded by the coding sequence ATGACGAAGCCAATCCTCGTGACCTCGGCGGCGGGCGGTACCCAGGGCAGAACCGGCCGGCATGTTTCCGAGATGCTGCTTCAGCGTGGCGCTCGCGTGCGCGCTTTCGTGCGCCAGATCGACGAACGCTCCGATCGCTTGAAATCACGCGGCGCTGAAATCTTTGTCGGCGATTTCCTCGATGTCAGGTCTGTCGAGCAGGCCGCGAAGGATGTCTCGGCGATCTATTTTGCCTATCCGGTCCAGGATGGTCTGGCAGACGCGACCGCCGCGATGGCGTTTGCGGCGCGCGAGCATGGCGTTTCCCGGCTGGTCAATCTCGTGATGTATCAGTCGTCGATCGACGCGCCGACGCCACGCATGCGGCAGAACTATCTGTCGGAACAGGTGTTCGAGTGGGCGGGCGTCGGTCCGGTCCATGTTCGGGCCACGGTGTTTTACGAGAATGTGGCGCGTCTTGTCGGCGCGGGCATGCCCGCGCGCGGCGCCATCCGCCTGCCGCTCGGCAATGAAAGCACCATTTTGCCGTTGATCTCGGCCGAAGACGTCGCGCGGATTGCGGTGGGTCTGCTCACGGGTCCCGAGCGGGCCGCAGGAACCGCCTATCCCGTCATCGGCAGCGCCATTTCCATCAAGGAGATCGTGGGGACTTTTGCGCGCGTTCTCAACAGGGACATCCACTACGAGGAGATTGCCGACGAGCAGTGGCGGAGCGAGGTTCTCGCGCGCGGCTGGAATGCGCACGCGGTCGAACATCTGTCCTCGCTCTGGAAGTCGCTCCGCGCCGCCAGCCTTTCGGCCGAGGCCGCGCGCTTCGCCGTGACGGACACGATCGAAAAAATCGGCGGGGCCAAGCCGAAGACGTTCGAACAGTTCGTTTGCGAGCGGCAGTCGGAACCGGCGGTGCAGCCGGCCGCTGCGCGTGCGCAGGCCTAG
- a CDS encoding alpha/beta fold hydrolase: MSKTTQRIIECNGIHLNIAEQGDGPLVLLVHGFPESWFSWRHQIDALAAAGFRVVAPDMRGYGKSDAPQAIDQYTILHLVGDMVGILDALGAATAVIVGHDWGASVAWQAALMRPDRFKAVAALSVPFRPRGKALPTSLMPRTENAQFYQLYFQEEGAAEAELGRDPRATIRNMLFGASGDGVAAARAAVAAGGPAPNLGMVPKGGGFLQGPGAPKTLPSWIEESDIDFYGEEFRRSGFRGALNYYRNIDRNWEITGAMAGLQVSVPALYVAGDRDFVVAFPGTDQLLANMKTFVPGLRKIQMLPGCGHWTQQERPNEVSAALVEFIRAQPSRG, encoded by the coding sequence ATGAGCAAGACAACGCAACGCATCATCGAATGCAATGGCATCCACCTCAACATCGCCGAGCAGGGCGACGGGCCGCTGGTGCTGCTGGTGCACGGTTTTCCTGAATCCTGGTTCTCGTGGCGGCATCAGATCGACGCGCTCGCTGCCGCCGGCTTCCGTGTCGTCGCCCCCGATATGCGCGGCTACGGCAAGAGTGACGCGCCGCAGGCGATCGATCAGTACACGATCCTGCATCTGGTCGGCGACATGGTCGGCATTCTGGATGCCTTGGGTGCTGCGACCGCCGTCATCGTCGGGCATGATTGGGGCGCCAGCGTCGCCTGGCAGGCCGCGCTCATGCGGCCCGACCGCTTCAAGGCGGTCGCAGCACTCAGCGTGCCGTTCCGGCCGCGCGGCAAGGCATTGCCGACAAGCCTGATGCCGCGCACGGAGAATGCGCAATTCTATCAGCTCTATTTCCAGGAGGAGGGCGCGGCGGAAGCGGAGCTGGGACGCGATCCGCGCGCGACCATTCGCAACATGCTGTTCGGGGCGTCCGGCGATGGCGTAGCCGCGGCCCGCGCGGCGGTCGCTGCTGGCGGGCCCGCACCAAACCTTGGCATGGTGCCGAAGGGCGGTGGTTTTCTGCAAGGACCAGGCGCACCCAAAACCCTGCCATCCTGGATCGAAGAAAGCGATATCGACTTTTACGGCGAGGAGTTTCGGCGCAGCGGCTTCCGCGGCGCGCTCAACTATTACCGCAACATCGACCGCAACTGGGAAATCACCGGCGCGATGGCCGGCCTGCAGGTGTCCGTGCCGGCGCTCTACGTCGCGGGCGATCGCGACTTCGTGGTCGCATTCCCCGGCACGGACCAGTTGCTTGCAAACATGAAGACCTTCGTTCCCGGCTTACGCAAGATCCAGATGCTTCCCGGTTGCGGTCACTGGACCCAGCAGGAGCGGCCGAACGAAGTCAGTGCCGCGCTCGTCGAATTCATTCGAGCCCAGCCGAGCCGCGGATGA
- a CDS encoding alpha/beta hydrolase, translating to MITPLDPVVAQIIPLLPLRDATTLTPQSARDALRALAASRADVPPPPVMSAEDIKVKGAASFLGARAYRNSNEKSPTVVFFHGGGWVAGDLDTHDRQARWLAIETGAVVVSVDYRRPPEVRFPAAFEDAFAATKDVIARIAEFGGDEKRVGVAGDSAGGNLAAATAIACRDAGIKLAAQLLVYPVTDVAGNFADATENARFPSRSENAEGYFLTRATMEWFCGHYLADKSHGTDWRVSPLRAKNLAGLAPAIVCTAWFDPLRDEGKAYADALKAASVPTSYHDGLGLIHGYFGLGEASETARREAQRARADFKALLAKGA from the coding sequence ATGATTACGCCGCTCGATCCCGTCGTCGCCCAGATCATTCCGCTGCTGCCGCTGCGCGATGCCACGACGCTGACGCCGCAGAGCGCGCGCGATGCGCTTCGTGCGCTGGCCGCCTCGCGCGCGGACGTCCCGCCGCCACCGGTGATGAGCGCGGAGGACATCAAGGTGAAAGGCGCCGCCAGTTTCCTCGGCGCGCGGGCCTACCGGAATTCGAACGAGAAATCGCCGACAGTCGTGTTCTTCCACGGCGGCGGCTGGGTCGCCGGCGATCTCGACACCCATGACCGGCAAGCGCGCTGGCTTGCGATCGAGACTGGCGCGGTCGTCGTCTCGGTCGATTATCGCCGCCCGCCGGAGGTGCGCTTTCCCGCCGCCTTCGAGGATGCCTTCGCCGCCACCAAGGACGTCATCGCCCGCATCGCCGAATTCGGCGGCGACGAGAAGCGCGTCGGCGTGGCCGGTGACAGCGCCGGCGGCAATCTGGCGGCCGCCACCGCGATCGCCTGCCGCGACGCCGGCATCAAACTGGCGGCGCAGCTGCTGGTCTATCCCGTCACCGACGTCGCCGGAAATTTCGCGGATGCGACGGAAAACGCCCGCTTCCCCTCACGCAGCGAGAACGCAGAAGGCTATTTCCTCACCCGCGCCACCATGGAATGGTTTTGCGGCCATTATCTCGCCGACAAAAGCCACGGCACCGACTGGCGCGTCTCGCCGCTGCGCGCCAAAAACCTTGCAGGTCTTGCGCCCGCGATCGTCTGCACCGCCTGGTTCGATCCGCTCCGCGACGAGGGCAAGGCCTACGCCGACGCGCTAAAGGCAGCCAGCGTTCCGACCAGCTATCACGACGGCCTCGGCCTGATCCACGGCTATTTCGGTCTTGGCGAAGCCTCCGAGACCGCCAGGCGAGAAGCGCAACGCGCCCGCGCGGATTTCAAGGCGCTGCTGGCGAAGGGCGCATAG
- a CDS encoding di-heme-cytochrome C peroxidase yields the protein MGGKRIATIVIVLAIVGGYVAFKDDIAKLWQDLHVKIVEHPTPKKTVWLDQGVSKKDLSWFYHADQGTRTFGFPYDWFMALEQPTISWVPFSKVGLFSDTAYLDRYGFIPDTIIPGKEALPIGFAKGTPMLDSTGAVWRNPRTKKEMNGVGLTCAACHTGSFTYKDTAVVIDGGPALTNLLAMKQGMGISLLLTRYWPGRFDRFAERILGPDATLDDRETLRNQLEQVLNQYKHVKNLEERVASQSILEGYGRLDALNRIGNQVFSIDLRKPENYAGSSAPVHYPRIWNTPWFDWVQYNGSIMQPMVRNAGESLGVSAELNLTEPSKGLYKSSVDVDRLFKMEQMIKGDSLPNAKTGFPGLKSPKWPADILPPFDQKLADKGAELYKTHCEGCHRPPVTSEAFYDFNNKDWWTRNEAGEPILKVENIPISHIGTDPAQAADMGARTVAVPENLGIKSSSFAFALGDLVEKTVNYVFDQKKPPTSPAERKRIEGYMPNELRGELAYKVRPLNGVWATPPYLHNGSVPTIEDLLGDPEKRPPTFYLGSREYDPVKLGYNTDPITNGFKFDTSIRGNSNRGHEFRKDYNKDKEIKGLIGPELLEGDRKALIEYLKTL from the coding sequence ATGGGTGGCAAGAGGATTGCGACAATTGTGATCGTGCTGGCGATCGTCGGCGGTTATGTCGCCTTCAAGGACGATATCGCCAAGCTCTGGCAGGATCTGCATGTGAAGATCGTGGAGCATCCCACGCCGAAGAAGACCGTCTGGCTCGACCAGGGAGTCAGCAAGAAAGATCTGAGCTGGTTCTATCACGCCGACCAGGGAACGCGGACATTCGGCTTCCCCTATGACTGGTTCATGGCGCTGGAGCAGCCGACGATTTCGTGGGTGCCGTTCAGCAAGGTCGGCCTGTTCAGCGACACCGCCTATCTCGACCGCTATGGCTTCATTCCGGATACCATCATCCCCGGCAAGGAGGCGCTTCCGATCGGATTCGCGAAAGGCACACCGATGCTCGATTCGACGGGCGCGGTATGGCGCAACCCGCGCACCAAGAAGGAGATGAACGGTGTCGGCCTGACCTGCGCGGCCTGCCACACCGGCAGCTTCACCTACAAGGACACCGCCGTCGTCATTGACGGTGGACCGGCGCTCACCAATCTCCTCGCGATGAAGCAAGGCATGGGCATCTCGCTCTTGCTGACGCGCTACTGGCCCGGCCGGTTCGACCGTTTCGCCGAGCGCATCCTGGGGCCGGACGCCACACTCGACGACCGCGAAACGCTGAGGAACCAGCTCGAACAGGTTCTCAATCAGTACAAGCACGTCAAGAACCTGGAAGAGCGGGTGGCCTCCCAAAGCATCCTGGAAGGTTACGGACGGCTCGATGCGCTCAACCGGATCGGCAACCAGGTGTTTTCAATCGACCTGAGGAAGCCGGAAAACTACGCCGGCTCCTCCGCGCCGGTGCATTACCCACGGATCTGGAACACGCCGTGGTTCGACTGGGTGCAGTATAACGGCTCCATCATGCAGCCTATGGTGCGCAACGCCGGCGAGTCGCTCGGCGTGTCGGCGGAGCTCAATCTGACCGAGCCGTCGAAGGGACTGTATAAGTCCAGCGTGGACGTGGATCGGCTGTTCAAGATGGAGCAGATGATCAAGGGTGACTCGCTGCCGAACGCCAAGACTGGTTTTCCGGGCCTGAAATCTCCGAAATGGCCGGCCGACATTCTGCCGCCGTTCGATCAGAAACTGGCCGACAAGGGCGCCGAACTCTACAAGACCCATTGCGAGGGCTGTCACCGCCCGCCGGTGACAAGCGAGGCGTTCTACGATTTCAACAACAAGGACTGGTGGACCAGGAATGAGGCCGGCGAGCCGATCCTCAAGGTCGAGAATATCCCGATCTCGCATATCGGAACCGATCCCGCACAGGCGGCAGACATGGGGGCCCGCACGGTCGCGGTCCCCGAAAATCTCGGGATCAAGAGCAGCAGTTTCGCATTCGCACTGGGCGATCTGGTCGAGAAGACCGTCAACTACGTCTTCGACCAGAAGAAACCACCCACGAGCCCGGCGGAGCGGAAGCGGATCGAAGGATATATGCCGAACGAACTCCGGGGTGAGCTTGCCTACAAGGTGCGTCCGCTCAACGGCGTCTGGGCGACGCCGCCGTACCTGCACAACGGTTCGGTGCCGACCATCGAAGATCTGCTCGGGGATCCCGAGAAAAGGCCGCCGACATTCTATCTCGGCAGCCGCGAATACGACCCCGTGAAGCTCGGCTACAACACCGACCCGATCACCAACGGCTTCAAATTCGATACCTCCATTCGCGGAAACTCGAACAGAGGTCACGAATTCAGGAAGGACTACAACAAGGACAAGGAAATCAAAGGCCTGATCGGACCGGAGCTGCTGGAGGGCGATCGAAAGGCACTGATCGAATACCTCAAGACGCTTTGA
- a CDS encoding alpha/beta hydrolase family protein, translating into MKAAEAESVRIEIGPNEAVSGLLIQPPQARACYVFAHGAGAGMTHASMETVAADLGARSIATLRYQFPYMEKGGKRPDAPAVAHAAVRAAVAEAARRCPALPLIAGGRSFGGRMTSQAQALSALPGVRGLAFLGFPLHPAGKPSSDRAKHLAEVKIPMLFLQGTRDALAELSLLKPVVKGLGSRATLQLLEGADHSFHVLKSSGRNDREVMDEALDAFAAWVDGIIG; encoded by the coding sequence ATGAAGGCAGCCGAGGCGGAATCGGTCCGAATTGAGATCGGGCCCAATGAGGCGGTCTCCGGGTTGCTGATCCAGCCGCCGCAGGCACGCGCATGTTATGTGTTTGCGCACGGAGCAGGCGCGGGCATGACCCATGCGTCGATGGAGACCGTCGCCGCTGACCTCGGCGCACGCAGCATTGCGACGCTGCGCTATCAATTCCCCTACATGGAAAAAGGCGGCAAGCGGCCCGATGCGCCCGCGGTCGCGCACGCCGCGGTGCGAGCGGCGGTGGCGGAAGCCGCGCGACGCTGTCCCGCGCTGCCGCTGATCGCGGGCGGCCGATCGTTCGGCGGGCGCATGACATCGCAGGCGCAGGCGTTGTCCGCGTTGCCCGGCGTGCGGGGGCTGGCGTTTCTCGGTTTTCCGCTGCATCCGGCCGGAAAGCCTTCCAGCGATCGGGCCAAGCATCTCGCCGAGGTCAAAATCCCGATGCTGTTCCTCCAGGGCACGCGCGATGCGCTCGCGGAATTGAGTCTGCTCAAGCCGGTCGTCAAGGGCCTCGGATCGCGCGCGACGCTGCAGTTGCTTGAAGGCGCCGATCATTCCTTTCATGTGCTGAAGAGTTCGGGGCGGAATGATCGCGAGGTGATGGATGAGGCGTTGGACGCGTTCGCCGCGTGGGTAGATGGGATTATCGGCTAG